The nucleotide sequence TTTCAAACGTGTTTCAATCATGAACAGGCAAACTGCTAACCACCGCAGCCCTGCTCATGTACTCCTCTGCTATTCTGCTATGATTCGCGTTGCCAATGAGGGACCAGGCGGAGGGGAGGGCGGACCGAAAATGACATGGATGGATTGGGCCAGCGGATCCATCATATGTTCTAGCGCGCGCACACCGCACCTGGAATCAACCAGACACCGATCGATCGAGTAGTACTgcagatgatgatgacaataataaataataatgcTGATAGTTATTGTCATCTGCATGTTTCACTCAGGATATATGATACTTGTACTTGCATGTGTTTTCTTGAACTGCAGTTATTTTGGACAGTGATTATTTCCTCGGTTTCGAATGCAGAGTCGTTTTGGTTTTGTTCCGAGTCAAATTTCTTCAGTtttaatcaaatttatagaaaaaatgtaTGAACATATACACTATTGAATTAGGTTCATGAGATACGCCATGTAATTTATGTTGACAACATGATTGTTTAACATTATAGATAttgatatatttttctataaGCTTAGTTAAATTGAACAAGTTTGATTTAGTAGAAACTAAAACGACCACCTGCACTACAGTGATGGTATCGATCATTGATTGTTATATCAATCAATATAGCTAATCATCAGGCCGTGATGATGCTGAGAATGGGTATCCAACAAATCGAAGGGATAGAGATGATCCACACCATACCGTACAGGTGGTACAACGCAAGAAAGAGACTGGGACCCTTGCATGAGCGTGAGAGACCACATGACCAGAGGCTAGCGCCCACGGCCACGGCATCGATTTCAGGCTTTCTAGCTCATCTATTGAAATACTATGTCTACATAATGTATTTGTTTGATATTAGTATAGAAGTTAACATATATttttcaaagtttttttttatgaaaactaGAGAAGATTCGTTTAGAAAACTAAAGTGTCCTATTCGGAATGGATTCAACGGTTACCATTCGGCTTGCCATATGTGCTCACCAGAGTTGGCTCCCTCTTAAGGCTTCCGATACAATCTTTAAAAAATAtatcttttaaaaaaaatcatatataCAAAAAGTGTTTCAACCTTATAGTTAGTGTTAGTCCATCAAATCTACTACGTTTTGGAATCAGACTTTATCATGATTATACATGCATGCTATGCTAACTTGAATGAGCACGGGTACTGCGTTCATGTCACGTACGGAACAACAATTGCATTAGGACTCTTATGTCTAATTCTCAGTAAAACCACTACGACTCTTATGCTTACGGGAATGAAGGACAGACGgaccgtgtgtgtgtgtgtgtgtgtggagggGGTTGAGGGGAGTGAAGGATGGAACAAGAAAAAAAtattctttaatattaggtatagatacatagatatagatatattatTTCATTCTCAAGTATGCAATGCTATCATATTAGCAGTAGCTAGATACACAATCAAGGAACTTGTCTGCAATACCTACTTCGAACTGGCCAGGATCAAAGGGAAATAGCACTAACAGGCAGCAAGAGAAACTAACAACGAGACTAATTAATGACAACACTGAACAAATTAACTAAACAACAGAGTATATATATTGACACATTATTTTTACAAGGAATTATAAACCATCATTCCAATTGGACTATATCGCCTCTCCTCATCTgtcaaaatatttatttatttacacaCGCAAAGGGAAATTAAGGAACAACGACACCTGCTGCCAAGAACAGTGAACAGCGTGGCTACTGGCCAAACCGAGCCAGTCACGGCGACGATGGCGCGGCGGCCTCAGGCTGCGCGGTGGCGGCAGCTCCGGCGGCAACAGCGGCCGGCGCGCGGCACGTCGGGCAGGACGAGTGGCGTCCCCCCGCGAGCCAGCACTCGATGCAGCGCGCGTGGAAGCCGTGGCGGCAGGCCGGCATGACGCGCACGGCGTCCCCGTCGGCGAACTCGGCGAGGCAGATGGCGCACTCCGCCGCGGCGCCCGCCAGCTTGGTGCCCGCCGCGGAGTACACCAGGGCGGGCAGCGGGGGCGCCTCCACGGGCGGCTTTTCCGGGTCGGAGATGCTGGTGGCGTCGCTGTCCCTCTGCCCGGAGCTGGGGCCGGCGCGACCGCGGCGAGCTCGGCGGCTGCGACCGAGGAGGTAGCGCACGGCGGCGTTGAGCGCCAGGGCGAGAGCCAGCGCGGTCAGCAGGGCGGCCAGGATGACGGCCATGTTGCTAGCGAAGTCGCCGGCGCCAGAGTAGGGGCCCCACCGGTTGGTGGCGATGCTGCTTGTGGCGGCCGCGCCGGGGTCAGCGTGGCTGCTGCTGGGCTCCGACCGGTGGCCATGCTGATGGTCGTGCTCGTGCTCCGCCTGCCCCTGAGGCgccatcgccgccatggccacctgCAGGCTACTACTGACCTTGGTGTTGGACTGTTGATGAGGTTGTTCCTTCCTCTTTGCCTAGTTACCTCACTCACGACGACTCACCATACCAGCAGCTGCTTTGGTGCTTCATTAGCCGAATAGCCGGTGATATATGTTGCTGAGAACGTAAGTAAGCTAGCTAGTGAACAAACCAACAAAGCGAATCGATAGAGATGATCCATATACACCATTCGTACAGGTGGTACAGCACAAGAAAGAGACCCATGCATGAGCAAGAGGGACCACCATGACCACCGGTCTAGTAGCGCCCACGGGCCACGGCATATCTATCCATTCTAGCTAGCTAGGATTTCTTTCTAGCTAATCTTGATCGAGATGGATGTAGCATAGGGATTTACGTGTTACGTGGGTGACTCACAGAATCAAGCCTATTTGCAGATTTGAGAATAAACCTGCTTGCATCCCTAATTGCCAAAGATGATATTGTTGCGAAGACACCACAGATGCACCAAGCTGCCATTATGGCAATCTCTCTAAAAAAATGGAACTTCCAAAGGAACTCTTGGCATCAATAGTCATGTCTAAGGGAGCTAAGTTAAAGTTCTAGGTAATGTCAATCAAACTCCAGTAGGTTGTGGCAAAGATGCAGCCAAGAAAAAAGTGGAGAAGAGTCCTCTTATCAGGGAGCTTTGTCGTGTGCCTACGGCACACGGCAAATaaactaaaacactcggcaaacccttcgccaagtgtaacactcggcaaatgacaCACGACAAAAATTTATCGGCAaactcactttgccgagtgtttttcgtcgggcactcggcaaagacgttgccgagtgcccaaaaaacactcgacaaacatttttcgtaagaaataaaaaaataaattgccACCGGCTGCCGCCCACCACGGCCACCACGCCGCCACCCACCACGGCCACCACGCCGCCACGCCCGCTGCCCCACACCGGACGCCGCCACGCCACCCACGCCACCAAGCCCCACGCCGGACGCCGCCCGCCACCACGCCACCCGCCCGCCACGCCGCACGCCACTCGCCACGCTGCACGCCAcccgccggatccgggagaggggagGGTCGGCCGCCGGGACGCCGCCAGatccgggaggggaggggccaccGTCGGATCTGGGGAAGGAGTGGAGGGGGCGGCGGCCGGGGGAAGTAGGGGTGGCCAGGCCACCGGATCCggccgggaggggaggggccgccgaCGGGGAGAAGGGGGAGGGGGTGTGCGGACACGGTGTGGGGAAGGGGAGGGGGTGTGCGGACGCGGCGtagagaaggggagggggcgtgcgGACGCGGCGtgggggagaaggggagggggcggcggcggggggaAGGAGGGGTGGCTGGGCCACCGGATCCggtcgggaggggaggggccgtcggcggggagaaggggagggggcgtgcggcgcggggagaaggggagggggcgtgcgCACGCGGCGCGGAGAAGGGCAGGGGCGTGCAGCGccgggagaaggggagggggccgTGCAGGGAGAAGGATAGGGCGCGTCTGCGGTTAAAAAACATTttttccctttgccgagtgtcctggatctgggcactcgacaaatttttattttttatttttttcttctccttcttttctagaaaaaatattttttcctttgccgagtgtcctggatctgggcactcgacaaagtttttattttttaattttcttcttctccttctttcctagaaaaaatattttttccctttgccgagtgtcctagatctgggcactcggcaaagttttttttttcattttttttcttctccttctttctcagAAAAAGATTTTtgtttcctttgccgagtgtcctagatctggtcactcggcaaagttttttttttcatttttttttcttctccttctttccccaaaattttttttcttttttgccgAGCGTCctggatctgggcactcggcaaagttttttttttatttttttcttctccttctttcccagaaaaaagatttttacttctttgccgagtgtaaaaaaaacactcggcaaaccccatagtattttttttacactcggcaaacctcttgtttaccgagtgttttttttttgctgagtgtttttagcgtagcactcggcaaagatcttaTTTGCCGAGTAAccgagagaatacactcggcaaacataaaaacactcggcaaatttaacGTTTCCGGTAGTGTATCTGGTATTGTACATGACACACCCATAGCTTGGCATGATCATGTTGTTTCTTCTCAACAGATTCCTAGAGTTCATGATGTCATAAAGGGGAAGCCAGAAGAACTTGTGCTTTCCCCTTGCGCAATATTTCCACATCCATGAGAAAAGAGGCGAGTTGGGTGTTGTGCCAATAAATTGTAGGCAGGCCTTCTTGAAGCTAAATTCCTCACCTCCCCACATGTAAGTTCAGGTGTCTCTAACTCTCCGTGATCATTTTTCAGATGCATGCTCTGAATGAGTTCATGTACTTCTGACAGTTGTTCGGAAGCTAAAGTGGATAGAGGAATCCAAAAGTTCCCGATGACTGGTCTTGTTAGAAAATCTTTGAGTGAGAAATTCGGCTTCATGGGGAAATTAAGAAGAGTTGTGGGTAAGCTTGTTTAAGGATGCGGCCACACCAAAGGTCTTCCTAGAAAAGAACAGTTTCTCCTTGGCCAGGGTCGCAGAAAGTTGTCATTCTAAAAGAATCAATCAGTTTGATTATGCCTCTCCACCAAAATGATCCAACTGGTGTTCTACCTTGAGGTGGGTTCCCTTTTCTGTAAAGGCATTTCCATGTTAGCTAGGTGAACCCAGGGATGTCGATTATAGAACTTGTGGAGCTCTGAGATTAATAACGCTAGGACTTCTTATTCTGTTGGTCTTGTAGCTTTGGAATCCTTGTAGTACCCCTCATTTAcatgtgattttttttatttaaacaccggaggggggggggggggggggggggggggggggtgtgggcGCTGAGGGGCCCCACCTGAATAATTTCCATTGATTCCGGACAAGCCGGGAAATGGGTGGAGGCGTGCTCCGTTAGGTTTGGTACAAGCCATTGGCCAAAGGGGAACAATGAAGCTAGAGAGAGGGAGCGGTTGTTACATAGAAAACAAATTGCTCCAACAGTTTGTTAGAGGTCGAAGCCTGGTGAGGAAACAATGTCGCCAAAGCTCAGTCTTCCTTGCACGCAATCATCAAGCGAGCCAGGTTGGTTGCTCTTTCTGAACACCACGGCATTTCTGTGTGTTCCTGAGATGCTAGCAGACATGAGCTGCATGTGGTATATCGCATGTTATATTAAcaatttataatggttgttaactaccatcaacagcaGTTTCATGGCCATGAAACTCTAATCCTCTTTCTCTTCCTTGATACATGCAAAATGGTAATTTTTGCTCACATATCACCTCATTTAATTCCCGTGAAACTCCCATGACATCCTCATTGAGATTGGCCTTAGATCAGCTATCCTAGGCAACCGATGGAATTATACAGGTATCTGTTGAGCATCTGACAGCATATTCAAGAGGTCTTGTCATAGAGAAATTTGAGCATATTTGCTGCGGCAATATTAAAAGGCTACCTACAAATCTTATTGGCTATCTATGGAGGCGTACAAATATACTACACCGCAGTACCACTACAACTACCCTAAGCTACAACTTACAAATGCATCTTATGATCCTAATAGTTATTTTGCAAGTCATATAAATtctcatgttggtgttgctagTCATAATGATACTAGATATGTTGCATCGGCTAATACTATTATTAATGATCCTCATCATAAACATCATAATTATGAATATTATGGTCAAGAGCCGATGTCAATTGTAAATTCTTCGAGTTttgatgctactagcaacatacaacatgtaAATCTTTATTCATTGACTATAAGTTTACAATATGTGGTTTCACCacaagacatgccgatgaatAAGAGAATTGGCCATGACAATGCTAATTATTTAGCCAATTGCTCTCAAAATTCAGCACCACATGCCAATATTCCTATTCATAATTTGGCTTCTTATGTTACTCCCAACTCAAGCCGAATTAATAAAAATTCAGCAAGTTATGCTAATGGTCATAGTCATGATTTGATTTGGCTTCATATGTTGCTTCTAATTCGAGCCGAATCAATAAAAGGTGGATACGTACCTACCTTGAGACTATTAGCAAGAGGCCGATCACGTATGAGTCATCGACCATGAGTATGAAAAAAGAAGGTTTGCCTATTTGTACAGCGAGTAAAGGTCGAGTTGATTCAGATGTAAGCGAATGTTCGACTATCAAAGCTGAACAACACAATATCCTTTTGGAATCAATCACATCTCGAGAACTAAGTCTTGCTATAGAAAAGCATGGAAAGCGCATGAAACCGGCTAGACTTGATTTTTCAGAAGCTAACGGGGGTGTATATTTATCTAGTAATTTCTACATCGTTGATGGAGATCAAGCCCCTACAAGCAAGAAAGGAGGGTTGCCTGCTTGCTCAAAATCAGCTGAGCCGACTGCTGCTTGCCCTGAATTGGCTAGGCCGACTATCCCTGCTAGTACCCAAGCCGGCCTAGCTGACTTCCAGTCGGCTAAGCTGATTTTCTTGGTTCCTACAGCTGACGATGCGTCTTCGGATGATTCGACAACTATTGTTGATCGTTCTCTGGAGATGAAGAGCAACACCATTCAAATCAAGGACATGCACTTCTTCGACACAATCAACAAGGTAGTAAACATAAATATTTTGCTCAAATTCCTTTTCGGTCATACTATTTTAATTTCTTCATCTATTAGAGATATCCTTGCTAGTAGTTGTAAAAGACCGATTGAGAATGACATTTTATTTGTTGATGATAAAACAAATTCAGATTCTATCGACCAACATATGATGCCATATGGCAAGGCCGATAGTGCTAATTTATCAAAGTTGAGACTTTCCAAAAGGAATTGCAAATGTGTGGCTAAATGGATTGATATTAACTCTGATCCCTTTGTTTGCCTAACTTTAAAGCCGACTCCACAAAAGAATCGGTTGaagaaatcaaagtacacctttgactttactttttgtgatcatgtctttgatatattgcttaagaataattttattagaatcattgatcaTAATGCTTTGCCATCTATTCAAAACTTAGAATACCTTAAATATTGCAAGTGGCATAACTCATCTGACCATAATACTTCTAATTGCAATATGTTTCGTCAAGTGATCTAATCGGCCATTGATAAATGACGATTGAGATTTTCTAAACCTCAATAAATGGACCAGTTGGATTCAATTGTACTTGGTGGCAAACAGGTTTCGAATCGATTTGCATTAGCCGATACCCTCAAAGCTCAAGACTCAAATACccaagagagagatgtggagcccTCAAGTGTAGACAAGGTTGTTGTTCATGAATTGCAAATAGAGATATTCTAGAGGACAACAAAAGTATCACAATTTTAGAAGACACTGGGCGGCAGGTGAAATCTCTCCAACCGAAGCAAAGGTCGATTGATCCCGTTGAGCAAGGGGGATCGGCTAAAGATCCTCCATTAAAGCATGTCTACCAAGACGAGGAGAAAAGGGTGGATGCTCACATAGCTATTGGAGGTAAAGGCCATGACAAGCAAAAGGGTAGAAGTCCAAAGCTTAGCTTCTaggaacttctagctaaatatACGAAGGAAGCAGAAATGAATGTCACTAATTGACCAAGAAAGGTCCCATCATCAAGATTGCCTTGAAAGCACAAATCTCAAGAGAGAAATTGACAAAGGAATAGATCACATGTAGTAACAACATATTCTCCTTTTGAGCAACCAATTCCTACGTCATATTGACCATAACCCACTAATTTTCATCCTAATCCACCATAGGGATGATTTGATCAACAGGCACATATTCCATCATATTTTAGGCCACAATATGTAGAGTATGCAGCTCCTAGACATTCAGGAAGATCATCATCTTATAAATACCGTTTGATCAAAATCAGTCTAGAGTTCAACCTAAGAAGAAGGTGGTAAAACAAGTTTACCGCGTGAAGTATGATGGCCGAAAGAAGAGTGAAGATCTGAATGCAACTATTGAAAAGCCAATTACATTGTTGAAAATCTGGCTATTGATGGCAAAGAAGAAAATAAGTTACAAAAGCTTAGTGCAGAGAAACTGAAAGAAAAAGGCTTGACATGGGTTCTAAAAGGAGTGTTCAAGCTCAGAAGGATGATGCTCAAGCAAGTGGTGCAACAAAGGCGAAGGAAAGGAGATTCAAGAAATATTTGCTAAATTGGGGGTTTGCATCAAATCATCAAAATTATTGGTCATGACATCATCCATATTCTATGCTTATGCCGATGTGGAATTCATCCCTCGGTACGCATGGTTATCCCTTAGCTCCTTATTTTGATCCTTAGTATGGGTCTTTATATTATGGAGGGATGTCAGATTATTTTGCTTATCAATGATTTCTATTTTAAGAGCCAAAGCATTGTATTTCGGCTATGCATACTCATGTGTATGGATTCATATGGCTGATATTTTATTATTGCCCTTAGCGTAAAATATAGCCAATGAATACTTGTAACCATCGTACTATAACTCCATAAAATTATTTCGATGGCTTCAAGACCCAGAGGAATGATACATGTACGGCTGAAAAAATTGATCGAGCTAATTATTGTCTTTAGCACAAAATATATATGGCTCAGTGACCATGTGTATTTATGTAATCTATATAGCACAACCGATCATAAAAATCATATAAGAGCATCTTCAAAAGTCTTTCTAAAATTTACTCTCTAAACCATCATTTGGAGAGTCGTTTAACTAACAATCGATTTCTATATCTTTGGGTCATCTAATAATTTTTTATATCTTGTGCGTAATCTAGAGAGTCATCCTCATTCTTTatctttggctagcgaaaaatccgaAATAAGGATATCTATATTTGAAGATCCAATTAAGGAGGCTGTTAGAGGGTATTCTTtaacaaaatctctattcctatccTATAAATTAAATTAGAAAGGACTAGCAAATATGTTCGTGCATTGCAACGGTATCCAATATGTAGTGAGTTGTAGCACGGGTCATAAGTTTTAGTCAAAAATTAAATTAACTTAGTAGTAAAAATCTTTATTTTTTAAGGAGTCAAAGATAAAAATGGATGTGATCTCTTATTTATTGTTTGTTTTACTCTTATTATATTTATTAGAACACAAAAAAAACCAGATGGATAAAACAATGAAAACAAGATTAGAAAAGTCGAGCTATTGTCAAAAACATCCACGAGAAAAAAAATCAGAGCATATACTTAAAGTTAAATAGAAAACAGTCATGACAAAAATTAGAATATACTCTAGAAAATAGCCACCGAAAAAACCCAGAACATGTTCGGAGCCAAGTGAAAAGCGTTCAAATGAACGTAAAGCAACACGTACTCGGAGCGAGTAAAAACGGACAAACCTggaaaaagtgaaaaaaaaacaaaaagaaactaAACAAAGAAATTCTACCCTTCTTTTCTctttattagatttatattcttatatttttgcatttggattaagattcctattcCGGTTACTCGGAGTCGGAGAAACctaattggattaagattcctagttgtccatattattatattttttctatttggattaagattcctattcaCCCAAAATCggagagatctaattggattagAATTCCTAGTTATATAAAAAGAAGGGTTATAGGTGGTTTTTCATATTCACAAAGTTAGTTAAGGGATGGCCAAATCAAAAAATAGGTAGAGAGAatttttacctctttattattaggtatagatatagatataatttTTGCAGATGCACTAATGAAACTGTGCGTTAAGACCCGCCTCGGTTACTGGACCTCCTTCACTTATGCGTGCGGCCCGCATAAGGTTTGGGTGGGCCGAAATCGGACCTAGTATTTAGATCGAACTTGGAATCCCTCGtttgggtgtgtttggttcaAGGAATGAGGTGGTCTATCTTCTTCTCACTcctcatttttttatttgatttgtgGAATAGAATGAGATAATCTATCACCACCTTATTTCTCACAGGCTAATAACTAATATATCGTGGAACGAGTTGATTCAACTAAAATTCATGAGATGAGTTCACCGAGTAtggattttttcttttcttttgagaATCTCATGAATCctggacttttttttttttttgaggggaacgAAGCATGGATGACTGTAGAAACAAAACAGCACAGGCCCATACGTCTCAGCTTGTGAGCCCAATCGTCCTGGCCTCATATCCCCCTTAGGCCCATCAACAAGCCGCGCTGCTCTCGTCTCGTCGGCCGGCTCCCTCGCGTTCTCTCCGTTTCTGCCTTCCTCGCCCACCGCCGCGAAATGCAGTAAAGCACGCAAAGACCCCGCCCCCCAATTCCAATCTCGCCGCCGGCGCTCCGCTTCGCACCGCCAGGAGCAGCCTGTCCTCCATCCGATTGATTTTTTCTCCGCGGCTTCAATTCCTGAGCCCCTGGAGCCGCCTCGATCCGGACTCGCCCGCGTTGCGTTGAGTTGGGGAACGAACGCCTCCGTCTCCGTTGCTCCCCCTGCTAGCATCATCAGTTGTCGCTGGAATTGGTATGCGTCTTTCTCGATCGACTCTCCTCAAATCCTATCTATCCGCGCGCGTGTCTTCCTTTCTACAGAGTATTCTGCTTTTGCAACTTCATGACTGCGGCTTGTGATGGACGAAAACGTAATCATCATTATTCGTTATATAAACGGATATATTGCTATGCTACTTCATCATGCTTCGAATAGAGACCTAACCTGCTAGGCATATCTGCTACTAATATAAGCATATTCAATCTAGTTATTATGAGAAATACATTCCAACAGCTACAGAAACATCACTGTTCTTATTCTAAGCAGATTTAATAACTGTACAAGTGTCCCGCTCATGTTCACCACTATTCTGGCTTCATGCATGATACACCTCGATTGTGTATTTGGCACTCGCATCTAGGTCTAATGACACTGATTGTTCACAATTAGTTCAACAATGATTGTTCACTATGAGCTAATTGTGAACAATCAGTGTCATTAGACTTAGATGCAAGTGCATGCAATAGGTGGCCTCTCCAAATTTGGTAGTGCTGGCACAAGCCAAGTGCTAGTGCTAATCCTAGCATAGGATCTGTGGGCTGTGGCTACCAGCCACAATCACAAGAGAGAACCGACATTAGGATTTCCTGTAACTCAAGTTTTAGACTTTCACAATTTTaatttgtattattatttatatttatttattaaaaaatagTAAAACGTATCCGCATATCATGTTTCCTAGAAAATTGCCGTATCCGTGTATCCGTATCCTTCCGATATCGATACTATCCGTATCCATGCTGCATAGACTATGAGTTTATAAGATCTTCAATACTAACAACTAACTAAAACTGTAAGGAAAAACACCGTTTCCAGTTAAGCTCTGTGCAATGCTCGTACCTGAGATGTTTTTCAGGTCCGGTCCAATGTCCCCATCACATCTGCACATTATATATAATAGTACAGCTTGAAAAGTTCCTTCCCTCTTTCATTGCTCATGGCATCACCAATATATCTTTGTTCAAGTCTGTGTAGGAGATTGATCCTGATACCTCTCGTAACTGCTGCATTTATTTAACTTTTCAAAGAGAGATTAATATGCCTCTACTCGCCAAAGGGTTATTACACCATGTGTCCATGTGTGATGTTAATATTTGGCTCCTACTTCTGTGCCTGATGCTTTTTTCCCCATTGTTTTTCAACTGTAGGAGTATTCCTATGGAGACGATCTCATGCTGTCCCATCTGCAATATACAAGTTCTCACGGTTGAGCTG is from Miscanthus floridulus cultivar M001 chromosome 7, ASM1932011v1, whole genome shotgun sequence and encodes:
- the LOC136462422 gene encoding RING-H2 finger protein ATL79-like: MAAMAPQGQAEHEHDHQHGHRSEPSSSHADPGAAATSSIATNRWGPYSGAGDFASNMAVILAALLTALALALALNAAVRYLLGRSRRARRGRAGPSSGQRDSDATSISDPEKPPVEAPPLPALVYSAAGTKLAGAAAECAICLAEFADGDAVRVMPACRHGFHARCIECWLAGGRHSSCPTCRAPAAVAAGAAATAQPEAAAPSSP